Genomic window (Nymphaea colorata isolate Beijing-Zhang1983 chromosome 1, ASM883128v2, whole genome shotgun sequence):
TTTATCGAGACTTTGGAATTCAGGCTCAAGCCACTTGTGTCCACACATCTCGACAAAATGTagttgctgaaagaagaaacTGACACCTACTTAAGTTGCTCAAACCTGAATGATACAGCCTAGTACTCTACCTTCATATTGGGGCGATGCCATACTCATAGCTTGCTATCCTATCAACTGTATGTCTCTTCTTTTGTGGGAGATCAAATTCCCATCCAAATACTATTTTCCAGATCTCCCAAAAGACTTTGGATGTGTGTTTTGTTCATAAATTGGGACCTAACTGTGACAAACTTTCCTCTCAAGCCGCAAAGTGCATTTTTTTGGGATACCCAAGAATCAAAAGGGGTATAGATGCTATAATCTCATTACTAAAAAAGAGCATGTCAGTGCAGGTGTGACCTTTGAGTTTGCTCTTTACTACTCTACTTAAGCATCAATGCTTTCAACAGATCAAATAGATACGATGCCTTTTCCTATACCTTCATTCCCTTTGGAGTCCTTTCCCTCAACGTGGTATAATGAATCTAATGAGTCTAATTCAAGTCTGTCCACAAATTCTAAAAAATTTCCTCTCCGTCGATTTTGTGATCCTCCTCTTGTTGCTCTTAAGACCATTGACTAAACAGGTctctactactactactactttGGAGGTAAGCAATTCTAATAGTACAATTGTTGATGATATGTCtccagctatgtcacatgggtacgagtatgggtgcgggtacgggtactggtgTGGATACGGATacaaaccatttttaaaaaacttgggtgtagGGGTATGGCCGTACATACACAcccacacaaatatatatatatatatatatatatatcaaaaaactacaaacagaataacatattcacacatatatatatcaaaaaattacaaaacagaATAACATGTTTGTGCTAATGTTTTGGTAGCTCCAATcgctatgtttatttttctgttctttgaagcatcttcacattcttcaatagcataaagaggaacagatagttcacttgacttggctgaagttttttttgtctcagctgcatcttgttcttttttcaatacCTTCATCGATTCTTTGCTAATTTTTTCGCATGGTCTATTTCCATGGCTTTTGATATGCAATAAATGTGCCTTGTAACATGTATAAGAGCCAGTAAAATGACTATGACcgaaatttcaagaaaaattatattcccACCGCCACCACCAGCTTTTCCTAGTTTTTTCACAAAGCGCCAAAGAGGTTGAGATGGATTTTCCATTTCTACTGCAGCAGCGGTATTAACACTACTACTGCTGCTTGCCATATTTCCACTTCCACCTGAGGCatcgtttctttttctttattatccattacaacttatatctgaaaagcaaaaaagtgaaaaactatAACTAATCAAATGATCTACCAGAAAACTGAGAAAACAATGCAAGCACAcatggaagaaaaacacaaaaaatagatGATATACCAAACAGATGGAAAATGGAAATCGTGTTATTGGAAGAAAGTTTTAAGGAGGAAGGGGAAAACCAGAACTCCAAGAAATTTAGTTGCAAAGATCTGCAATATACAAAAGAACACAAAAGCAACGATTTCAAACATGATCCTGTTCTCACGGGACAAAATTGCAGCACACAACTGTCTATTAGACCGAAGACGCACAGCAGGTTCTATCTACAACTATCAAGAAGTGCCACTGTGGCCAATAATTCCATGTCAAGCATTACGAGAAAAGAGGAAACACAAATGAAACCAGGCAAAGAAGGAACAAAACCAGGAAAtgcaagaaaagggaaaggatTGACATTAAAAACtgaataaaaaacagaaaagcgCATTTAGCCAAGTTCAGGAACTAAGAAATCAACTGAAATGCTAAATCTCGTCTGTTAAAACCCCTAAAACCCTACAAAGAACCCAACAGAAAGTGAAGGTAAGAAAACACATCAATCTCCTTAATAATAAAGCTGACGAAGGAAGATTCAGGTTTGCCGCCATACCTTTGAGAAGGGCTGACGAAGAAGCGGGAGGAGGGATATTTTCAAGACACAGGCATTGACCATTAGCTGGTCAAGGATGATTACAAAGGTACAAAACATAAaacgaaagaacaaaaaatgaagaaaggagctcgatcttcacaaaacaaacaAGATTTTCAACATATGAAACCAAAAGACCAAAAGCTGCTTCGGAAAACCCTAAAAACCTTTATCTTTGCCGTTCGCAGTTCGCCTCTCGCCGTTCGCTGCCCGCCACTCGCTGTTCATTGGAGTGGAGAATCGCCTCTCATCGTTGGTCTCGGTGAAGATGAGGTGAAGAAGAACCGTCAAGGCTTAATGGTTACGATATTTTTAACGTGAAAAATGTAAACGGCGTTAAATTGTAAATCAcgttaaaaatctaaaaaggtCGAAATTGGACTCCACCAACTTTGATAGAGTCCGAAAAAGGTCGGTTTCAATCTCGGGTATGTTGACAGTACCCAGTACGGTCTTCAGCGTACTCCGGCCGCactcgtacccgtaccggtatcGTACCCATACGGTGCGGGTACTGCTCCGAAAGAGTAGTACCTGTGTTACATAGGTCTCCAGCAATGCATGGCCTGGTGGACATACTTGAGGTAGATGATGATTGATCCATTGCATtgaggaaaggaagaagactgTGTACCTTACGTCTCATCTCAAATGTTGTGAATCTGCTAGACTTGGGAACCATATGAAACAATTTATATTTGCTTTGTCAGCTAGTTCTGTTCCTTTAAATCAACAACAAACACTTTTAGTTTAAGAACCTCGGTGGAGAAAATCTATGCAAGCGGAGATGGTTTCTTTGCATGAATGTGGGACTTGGGAGTTGGCCACACCTACTTCAGATGCAGATATTGTTGGTCCAAGTGGGTCTTTGCTATCTAATATAACTCAGATAGCTCCATAGAGTGGTATAAAGCAAGGTAGTAGCAAAAGGTTATATGCAGATGTTTGGAGtagatttctttgagactttttcttctgttgccAGGCTTGTTACTATCAGGTTGGTTATTTTAGTTGCAGTACATTATGGATGGACATTATGTCAGCTGGATGTAAAGAATGCAATTTTATACTAAGACTacatatatgcaacaaccaccaagAATGCAATTATAACACGATATGCAAGTTGACAAGGCATTATATGGTCGGAGAGTCCACGTGCATGGTTTCAGAAGATGGTAGCGGTTATGTCTTCTTTTAGCTTCTATAGATCAACATCAAATTATTCATTACTAATTAAGAAGACAGGAATTGGAGTTGTGGTCATGGTagtatatgtagatgatattataTTGACAAGAAATGGCATACTAGATATGTCTGAGACAAATGCAGATCTTCATAAGCACTTTGTTACAAAAAACCTTGCACCACTTAGATACTTTTTAGGCATCGAGGTTGCCAAGAGTAAAGAGGAATCATATCTCAACATGAGTAGGTGTTGGACTTGTTCAAAGAGACATGGATGCTGGGTGCCAAATCTGCATATATTCCTATGGATCCCAAGAAACATTTGTATCATGGGCAACGTGAGCCAATTGATAGTAATAGTTACTGATTTCTTGTTGGTAAGCTTCTTATGTTACAATCACTAGACCAGATATAGTTTGGGCAGTGAGTAAAGTTACTCAATTTATGAACAAGCCTACTAAGGTACAATGGGGTGGAGTCATGATGATTCTCAGTTACTTAAAATCTTCCTCTAGCAAAGGATACTTGATGTGGTACGAAACTCAGATACAGATTATACAGGGTCTATTGAAGATAGAAACTCTACaacaggattttgtgtttttatagTGGGGAACAAAGTTACATGGTGAAGGAAGAAGCAAAATGTCTTGACATGGTCTAGTGCAGAATTTGAATATAAAGCAGTGGTTCAAACTGCAGTTGAGATGATGGATATTAAATCTATGTTAGCTGATCTATAGGTCAAAGACTCTATTCCAATGGAGATAAAGCGTGACAATAAGGCTGCCACATATATTGCAAATAATCCAGTGTTCTACGGAGAACAGAACACATAGAAGTTGATTGTTGTTATGTTCGTGATTTGGTTCAATTTGGTTATATATCTACTGTGCATGTCGCTTTAGAAGATCAAATAGCTGACATGTTTGCCAAACCTGTCTGTAGTTCCATTCTTTGGAGGCGTTGTGACAGGCTGATCATGATAGATAGCTATCCTctaacttgagggggagtgtgaAAGAAATATGTTAGAAGGTTGGGttgttatttgaaaattttaatttcagtCCTCTTTTATTATTTCCATTAGATATGTTGGAATCATTTGTAATTCTTGACTATTCTCTATTtaagagagattagggttagtggaAAGAACCTTGTTTTTGGcagttttcttttcatcataTTCAACAGACATAAAGGAGAGAGTTTCTTCTATATGAATGTATCCACTCTAACTACATATTTGAGCCATGGATGTGTTTGAAAAATTAACCACTTAGATGTGATCTCTAGGCATTaagttaaaaatttgttttgatgTATAGATATCATTTCACATGGCAAAATAGTCTAGAGTCTAGACAAgttgattttaacttttagtCCAGCCCTTTCGGTTTTCACTCCTTGGGTCTTAAGGCAAATGAATGAGGATACAGTTTTGCGAATGGCAACAAAAGGACTTGTTAATCCAAAGATAATTCCTTGAGTGCTATAAACCTCATGATCTGTAACAGTCTTCAGCATGCTGACATAGATATAATATACTATCATGCTTTCATAATAGCATTTTACAACATAACCTTAGGCTAAAATTTAATGTTGTCTCGTAGTTCTCCAAATGTAGCATTATGGAAACCATGTATATGTGAGTATTATTTGCTTCCTGTTCTCACATTTAGGCACATTATTTCATTGTTGTACTGTTccttatttaattttcttggcACGCACGTCCCTTTTGATCCTAGTATTCTTTTTCTCACTTATAGGCTGCTCTTTGTGGCTATGCTCTGTATGCTTGATATCTTCTATTCCTTGTCtacatttctttaattttgagcaACATCTGTCGACTGGATTTTCATTCAGGGAAAGGTCCAACTGCTATCTTTGGAAGCAATACATCAATTGCATATCTTTATTTTTGTGCTGGCCATTGTTCACGTTATTTTCAGTGTCCTCACCATGCTGTTGGGAGGTGCTAAGGTAATCTCAAGCTGGTATTTgcttttagtaattttttttaagctcaTGTACTCGATGATTGACCATCTCATGAACAAAAAGTAGTTTGCTGTTTATACTGCTGCATTGAGTGAATATTTTGGAAGTAGATGGTTACACTTATGTAAAAGTGGAGTTAGCATGATAAGTTTGTTTGCTTTTTATAAACTTTGGTATTTAGATACGTCAATGGAAGCATTGGGAAGACTCAATTGCAAATGATAAGTACAACATGGAAGAGGGTGTGTACCAGCATCATCATAGTACTGTTGCTTCCTGAAGTAAAGGTTTCTTTGCTTCCATAGTTTGGCAAGGAATGTATCCATActcaaatttcatatatattgttttagtAGCTCAGCTTTCCATTCTTCGGACAATGTTTTCATTTGAGGCACTCTATGCAGTTTTAGGGAAAAAGGTAACCCATGTTCAACAACATTCTTTCATCAGGGAACATTCTCTTGGCTTCGCAAGAAATTCATCCATTCTACGTTGGTTGGtgagttattttgttttgttccCTTTCTGCTTACATTCTGACATGCATCCACATGCCCATTATTTTTGGGGCAATTACAATGAATTAGAAGCCAGGCTAATGTCTTTATGAAAAAGTTGCAaatagtttccttttaatctgACCACTTCTTCAGTTACAGTTGGATACCATTTATTGCTGGTTAGGTTCAATGATAATTTTGTTTAGtggtaaaaaaattatgaggaCATTCAGAAGTTGGTACTGGAGaagatgaatttaaaatttatcatttataatTCTCTTTGTTTGTTCCTCTCTGTCTGTTTAGCTTCCTGCATGTTGtggtttgtttatattttttctgttttctgagGAACAGAGGTAACATTGATCTGATGGCAATATTTGGtgtttatttcagttttctttttttaaacaattctACGCATCTGTGACTAAATCAGATTACATCACCTTACGTCTTGGTTTCATTATGGTAAGGCACAAGAATCaaagggtttcttttttttttttttttgagttcttTGTAGATGGCGAAGTTTGATGTTATGTGATTATTCACCTCTGTGTTCTCTTATTAGACCCACTGCAAAGGGAATCCAAAATTTAACTTTTACAAGTACATGATGCGGGCTCTTGAAGCTGATTTTAAGAAAGTTGTTGGTATAAGGTAATCTTGCAGATGTCTCATAACTCGTTGTTTAACTAGAAATACTTGGTACAACTCTCGTACACATAAGCACACAGACCCACACACATGTAGCAAACACATTAAAATACTTGAACATGAGTAGATGTACAGGTATAGATATATATGCTACTGGATATGGGAACTCATGAGGTCTGTGACAAGCATCTGACCACTTGTCATGACAAAAATATCTTTATGAAATCAAACTGCTAGCCATCACCTAAAAAGTTACTTTTGATGTGGTAATCTGTGAACCGTTCAATCATAGTTCTTGTACTACTgtggccatatatatatatgtatatattatatgtactgattaagttttcttattttacagCTGGTATCTCTGGGTTTTTGTTATGATCTTCCTGTTGCTTAATGTTGGTGGTAAGCACATTAACCTATCTATTGAACAATAACTCCACACACAACTCTactatttttatatttcttaaCTACATGTAGTCAgttcaaattttgttgcttctttcGAGTTTTCCATAAGTCAAAGTAAGGCACACACTTCTCTCATATATTATTGCTTACATTAGCTCATCTAGGAAACATGTGTCACGGGCAATCTATTTATGAACTCATCGCAAAGAATAGTCTGTAACTTTTTTGCTAATGCTGACCATGTGTCATCAAAGATCTCGATGACTAATTTCTTTGATGGAAGAGTGAAAAACATTGGACAGTGTTGTGTATTTTACCATAGTAGTGGGGATTCTAACCAGACTTTGTGATTGTATATGACATCGTTCCCAACTGCATGCTGGTTTTTGTTCACCTGTTATCAGAACTAGTTTACATGCCAATGTTATGTGTAGCAACTATCGTTCTCATGAAGGGTTTCGTGGACcttaacttttttaattttattttttgtcaaggAAATCATAGattcaaaatcctaaaaaaCATGAGCTTATGAGGTTTTCTTGAGTAATTTTCCAATGCAAATATTTACAAACACCTAGGATATTTTTTTGAAGATCTAAAAGAGACAAAGAAGACGGAAAATATAATGCTTAAGTGTCATCAAAAAGTACTTAtcaaaaaagaggaaaatctCGTGAtgctattttgaaaatataatggcattttacaaacaaaatgttttcttatatttggCCTTAACAgtatgatattttcaaaatataactGACATTTGTGACTGTGGTTGAATATTGACCATGGAGACTTCATGACTGCAAAGAATGTTGTATTGATTAAATAGCATGAACGTGACATTGTTCACTTAAGACTATCCATTTTTCAGTTGTTCTTTATAAGGTGTTTAAGTGCTCACTCCTTGTTCCCTTTTGCAGGATGGCACACATACTTCTGGATTGCATTTATTCCACTAATTGTAAGCATGGAAATTATTGAACTTTTCTAGCCATTGGGAAAAGTTGCTGACCATGAGCCTTTTATATGCTTCGCATGAGCATGCAACCTTCACCTACCACTGACATTAATAATTGAAGTTTAGGCATGTGCTTATTAGTGAAACTCATTAATCTTGTATAACTAGTTGCTTCTTAATTTTTCCATTTGATTGACCAATTAGGatagtttgaaactttgaatggTGGGTTGCTTCAATACCCTAGCTTCACTCAAAGTGATTATTGTTTTCCAGTCAAGCTGCGAAAACTGCTCCTTTGGCTATGTACAATTCTGTTTCCCAATTTACTAGCAAGAATTTCCATAAAGCCGCATCGGGGTTGTCTTGGTTGCTAAGTAACTGCAAGAAATTTCGAGGAAGTGGAATCATGGCCTATTAGATTGAATTTAAGCTCTGATCTTCCTTGATTGGGAGTGGGAAGTACCTTGGGTTCAAGGGAAAATGCTGTAGCATTGTAATCTGGAGGAAGCATAAGTTAGATAAGATGTGATCAAATGTTAATAAGGTCCAAAGCATGCTGAGAATAAGTTTAGGTCGTTCAATGCAACTTTGGTTTCAAGTAGGCATTTAAATCATAGGTGACGTTATACATGTTCTAAGTACGActtgttcaaattttttagtatatgaatcaatttcaattttatctttTCCAGCTTCTTCTTGCTGTTGGTGCGAAACTGGAACATGTCATTACTAAATTGGCACATGATGTTGCTGATAAACACACTGCCATAGAAGGAGATTTGGTGGTTCAGCCCTCGGACAATTACTTTTGGTTTCGTAGCCCTCGTCTTGTCCTCTACTTGATCCACTTCATCCTCTTTCAGAATGCCTTTGAGATcgctttttttttctggattcTGGTAACTTGCAAGCGGTGGACCTTTCTTTCTAAAAACTATATGAACCAGTAGAACTACATGCATTATTTTCTGGTGGATAATGCTTTTAACCAGGCTCCTTTGCACTTGTATGACTGCAGACAACATACGGCTTTGACTCCTGCATAATGGGACAAATTGGTTTCATTATTCCAAGGCTTATAattgggtctctctctctctctctctctctctctctctctctctccccctctctctctctgacccAAACTTTTACCTAACGAGGTGCAGGGTCATTATTCAAGGCCTTTGCAGCTACAGCACTCTGCCACTTTATGCAATTGTCACACAGGTGGTCTTTGAGTTCTCTTTTTTGTTGTAATTTTCTTGAAAGGACACGCCATTTAAATgctgaaatatttttcttgattttcaacACATTTAGATGGGGAGTTCATTCAAGAAGGCAATATTTGATGAGCATGTGCATGAGAGCCTACTTGGTTGGGCTCAAAAggtgaagaaaagaaaaggatttaAACCAACCAAAGAAGGTGGAgatgcttcaagccatacaaacaGGGCAAGTGGATCCTCGGACGGTATTGAGATGCAA
Coding sequences:
- the LOC116246275 gene encoding MLO-like protein 1 is translated as MASTGADEGSLEYTPTWIVAVVCSVIVFISLTLERILHYLGKHLKKTNQKALFEALLKVKEELMLLGFISLLLTVFQGPISHICIPRNIVTHMLPCEKESASTETSHFQVFSFSNLLGSKRRLLATSGSSEHCTLKGKVQLLSLEAIHQLHIFIFVLAIVHVIFSVLTMLLGGAKIRQWKHWEDSIANDKYNMEEVLGKKVTHVQQHSFIREHSLGFARNSSILRWLFSFFKQFYASVTKSDYITLRLGFIMTHCKGNPKFNFYKYMMRALEADFKKVVGISWYLWVFVMIFLLLNVGGWHTYFWIAFIPLILLLAVGAKLEHVITKLAHDVADKHTAIEGDLVVQPSDNYFWFRSPRLVLYLIHFILFQNAFEIAFFFWILTTYGFDSCIMGQIGFIIPRLIIGVIIQGLCSYSTLPLYAIVTQMGSSFKKAIFDEHVHESLLGWAQKVKKRKGFKPTKEGGDASSHTNRASGSSDGIEMQKVVTESLLEAGNANITKALSPAPRAS